From Frateuria aurantia DSM 6220, one genomic window encodes:
- the gspG gene encoding type II secretion system major pseudopilin GspG yields MFHSRGSDLLHPPRAGRPAAAGFTLLEMLAVIVLIGIVGTVVVSQVGRNVDKGKYGAGKAQLATLAQDVEAYALDNGSPPAQLQDLLQRPQGAVNWQGPYARAGALRDPWGHAFGYAYPGEHGSYDLVFYGQDGQPGGEGYSADVGNWQ; encoded by the coding sequence ATGTTCCATTCACGCGGTTCCGACCTCCTGCATCCGCCTCGTGCCGGTCGGCCGGCGGCAGCCGGCTTCACCTTGCTGGAAATGCTGGCGGTGATCGTGCTGATCGGCATCGTCGGCACCGTGGTGGTGAGCCAGGTCGGACGCAATGTCGACAAGGGCAAGTACGGGGCGGGCAAGGCCCAGCTGGCGACGCTGGCCCAGGACGTCGAGGCCTATGCGCTGGACAACGGCAGCCCGCCGGCACAACTGCAGGACCTGCTGCAGCGCCCCCAGGGGGCGGTGAACTGGCAGGGGCCGTACGCCAGAGCCGGGGCCTTGCGTGATCCCTGGGGGCATGCGTTCGGCTACGCGTATCCGGGCGAGCATGGCAGTTACGATCTGGTCTTCTATGGCCAGGATGGCCAGCCCGGTGGCGAGGGATACAGCGCCGATGTCGGCAACTGGCAGTGA
- a CDS encoding PilN domain-containing protein, producing MSASMAERWASGWRGLLLRLPVGWRLTLAEGWRQCVAALPSGLGQLLREGRLQLVLIPAGEYWQLFAAEGRQLLDRWPDRLPAELQRQHVLAAMQGVAVEDRRLWLGLPAGCGLVRELQLPTAARHSLVRIARFEMDRQTPFRPEQVYFDIREVPAATGSSSLQARLAVAPRARLDGWLARLADLGLALDGVDLLEADGLAGFNLLPPPRRPAHPRPRRRLNVRLGLCLLALLLAVAGQWRHNRHLALLDMRAAVAAQQLPLRQLAELQREGLERGRAAGFLERRRQQTVPVVQVLAELSRRLPDDTSLQRLSIDADGRLSFLGLAPQAAHLVDVLKAASDLGEPGFQGTILRDPLSGKERFSMTAQLHRPALESRP from the coding sequence ATGAGCGCATCCATGGCGGAGCGATGGGCATCCGGCTGGCGTGGCCTGCTGCTGCGGTTGCCGGTCGGCTGGCGGCTGACGCTGGCCGAGGGCTGGCGGCAATGTGTGGCCGCCCTGCCGTCAGGACTGGGGCAGCTGTTGCGGGAAGGCAGGTTGCAGCTGGTATTGATACCGGCTGGTGAGTACTGGCAGTTGTTCGCCGCCGAGGGGAGGCAGTTGCTGGACCGCTGGCCGGATCGGTTGCCCGCCGAACTGCAGCGCCAGCATGTGCTTGCCGCGATGCAGGGCGTCGCCGTCGAAGACCGCCGATTGTGGCTGGGCCTGCCTGCCGGTTGCGGTCTGGTCAGAGAGCTGCAGCTGCCAACGGCCGCCCGTCACTCGCTGGTGAGGATCGCCCGATTTGAAATGGACCGTCAGACGCCGTTCCGTCCGGAGCAGGTGTATTTTGATATCCGGGAAGTGCCGGCCGCGACCGGATCGTCGTCCTTGCAGGCACGATTGGCGGTAGCGCCGAGGGCGCGGCTGGATGGCTGGCTGGCACGGCTGGCCGATCTGGGGCTGGCGCTGGACGGTGTGGACCTGCTTGAGGCCGACGGTCTTGCCGGTTTCAATCTGCTGCCGCCGCCGCGTCGTCCTGCCCATCCTCGTCCGCGCCGCCGGCTCAATGTGCGACTGGGTCTGTGCCTGCTGGCATTGCTGCTGGCGGTGGCCGGCCAGTGGCGTCACAACCGGCATCTCGCGCTGCTGGACATGCGGGCGGCGGTGGCGGCACAGCAGTTGCCGTTGCGGCAACTGGCCGAGCTGCAACGGGAAGGTCTCGAGCGTGGCCGTGCGGCCGGCTTTCTCGAACGGCGGCGGCAGCAGACGGTGCCGGTGGTTCAGGTGCTGGCCGAACTCAGTCGACGGCTGCCCGACGACACTTCGCTGCAGCGTCTCAGTATCGATGCCGACGGAAGGCTCAGCTTTCTCGGCCTGGCACCTCAGGCCGCGCATCTTGTCGATGTGCTGAAAGCCGCCAGCGATCTGGGTGAACCCGGGTTCCAGGGTACGATCCTGCGCGACCCCTTGTCCGGCAAGGAGCGTTTTTCGATGACGGCGCAATTGCATCGGCCAGCCCTGGAATCCCGGCCATGA
- the gspM gene encoding type II secretion system protein GspM, which yields MRRRPEWPKLPAALWPIGLGLLLAALLYGIGLHGWLVAPAWRERQEMAALRQQQATNAARLALRPEWQRRLAGLQRQPSEARDFLPDDDPSTASADLMQRVVASVAAHGGPAACEVTQKIPVAMDREGQASYREVRVTINLRCDPAGLAAVLYDLEYGHPYIYISDFVMYPNAQAFNDAADPRAEVQFTVAGFLRVAAAAASPEPAP from the coding sequence ATGAGGCGCCGGCCGGAATGGCCGAAGCTGCCGGCGGCGCTGTGGCCGATCGGTCTGGGCTTGCTGCTGGCTGCATTGCTGTATGGCATCGGCCTGCATGGGTGGCTGGTGGCGCCGGCCTGGCGTGAGCGTCAGGAAATGGCCGCCCTGCGCCAGCAGCAGGCCACGAACGCGGCCCGACTGGCCTTGCGGCCTGAATGGCAGCGGCGCCTGGCGGGTCTGCAACGGCAGCCCTCGGAAGCCCGGGATTTTCTGCCGGATGACGACCCCAGTACGGCTTCGGCGGATCTGATGCAGCGGGTGGTGGCCAGCGTGGCCGCCCACGGCGGGCCGGCGGCCTGTGAAGTCACCCAGAAAATACCGGTCGCCATGGATCGGGAGGGGCAGGCGAGTTATCGCGAGGTCCGGGTCACGATCAATCTGCGTTGCGATCCGGCCGGTCTGGCAGCGGTGCTATATGACCTGGAATATGGACATCCCTATATTTACATCAGTGATTTCGTGATGTATCCGAATGCGCAGGCCTTCAACGACGCCGCCGATCCCCGCGCCGAAGTCCAGTTCACGGTGGCCGGTTTTCTGAGGGTGGCTGCCGCCGCTGCGAGCCCGGAGCCGGCGCCATGA
- a CDS encoding prepilin-type N-terminal cleavage/methylation domain-containing protein translates to MSRPKGAGRVRAGGFTLLEVLLSMLLLAVLMSAVYAALSGSRKLVQTGLRQARRDEEIFATRQFLRRSLAQIRTVAIPDPVSRPPGWLQGGPRKLRFVAPSVAALGGRGLQVQQLQLVQMDGRSGRLELQLADLPMHGEPLHWRLPPEVLLDGISGGHFAYRDADTPEREGAWQGHWTVPGRLPRLIGLQLQFKDRQPWPPLDIAPRIDPDPLQTPDAFDGGMP, encoded by the coding sequence ATGAGCCGGCCCAAAGGGGCGGGACGCGTTCGGGCGGGAGGTTTCACCCTGCTGGAGGTCCTGTTGTCGATGCTGTTGCTGGCGGTACTGATGAGTGCCGTCTACGCCGCGCTCAGCGGTTCCCGCAAGCTGGTCCAGACGGGGCTGCGGCAGGCCCGTCGTGATGAAGAGATCTTCGCGACCCGGCAATTTCTGCGCCGCAGTCTGGCCCAGATCCGGACCGTGGCCATCCCGGACCCGGTATCAAGGCCGCCTGGATGGCTGCAAGGAGGCCCCCGGAAGCTGCGCTTTGTGGCACCGTCCGTGGCGGCACTGGGTGGTCGTGGTCTGCAGGTGCAGCAACTGCAACTGGTACAGATGGACGGCCGTTCCGGACGTCTGGAACTGCAGCTGGCGGATCTGCCCATGCACGGAGAGCCGCTGCATTGGCGACTGCCGCCGGAGGTGTTGCTGGATGGCATCAGTGGCGGCCATTTTGCTTACCGGGATGCGGATACGCCGGAGCGGGAGGGCGCCTGGCAGGGGCACTGGACCGTGCCAGGGCGATTGCCGCGGCTGATCGGCCTGCAACTGCAATTCAAGGACCGGCAGCCATGGCCGCCGCTGGATATTGCGCCACGGATCGATCCTGACCCGCTGCAGACACCGGATGCTTTCGATGGAGGCATGCCATGA
- a CDS encoding type II secretion system F family protein: protein MSRFSYSALSQQGEALQGWLEAASEAEVVHRLQEQGHIPLAAVIAEPGAGAGLWQRLRRRHELSGAQMLLFTQQLATLLAAGQPLDRALGVLIELRDERGGRRLIERLRVRVRGGEPLSLALDAENGVFSRLYVSLVRAGEAGGSLDDSLQRLAGYLERSQTLRGDIINALIYPAFLLAGVLGSLILLLSWVVPQFVPIFADMQVPIPWITRLILGLGTALRELGWLLPPILIAALFGWRHRMRQPGQRRRWHAWWLGLRGIGPLSLKLETARLSRSLGALLHHGVPLLAGLQVAAGVTANLALAAALQQVIETVRDGGRLGTALAQTGLFPPLAVQMVQVGEEAGQLDRLLLQVADTFDTESRRSIDRLLSALVPTLTLVMTVLVAIIMAAILLPLLSLTSHIQ, encoded by the coding sequence ATGAGCCGGTTCAGTTATTCGGCACTGAGCCAGCAGGGCGAGGCTCTGCAGGGTTGGCTGGAGGCGGCCAGCGAAGCCGAGGTGGTCCACCGGCTGCAGGAGCAGGGCCATATTCCTCTGGCAGCCGTCATCGCCGAACCTGGGGCAGGGGCGGGCCTGTGGCAGCGCCTGCGGCGGCGGCATGAGTTGTCCGGAGCACAGATGCTGCTGTTCACCCAGCAACTGGCAACCCTGCTGGCGGCGGGCCAGCCACTGGACCGGGCCTTGGGGGTCTTGATCGAGCTGCGTGACGAGCGGGGCGGCCGGCGGCTCATCGAGCGGCTGCGCGTGCGGGTGCGCGGCGGTGAGCCGCTGTCGTTGGCGCTGGATGCTGAAAACGGAGTGTTTTCCCGTCTCTATGTCAGTCTGGTGCGGGCCGGCGAGGCCGGCGGTTCACTCGATGACAGTCTGCAACGTCTGGCCGGTTATCTGGAGCGATCCCAGACGCTGCGAGGGGACATCATCAATGCCTTGATCTACCCGGCGTTTCTGCTGGCCGGCGTGCTGGGCTCGCTGATCCTGCTGCTGTCCTGGGTCGTCCCGCAGTTCGTGCCGATCTTCGCCGACATGCAGGTACCGATTCCCTGGATCACTCGCCTGATCCTGGGGCTGGGGACGGCGCTGCGCGAGCTGGGCTGGCTGCTGCCGCCGATACTGATCGCGGCCCTGTTCGGCTGGCGGCACCGGATGCGCCAGCCCGGGCAGCGCCGTCGCTGGCATGCCTGGTGGCTGGGCCTGCGCGGCATCGGTCCCTTGTCCCTGAAGCTGGAGACGGCACGTCTCAGCCGCAGCCTGGGCGCCTTGCTGCATCATGGCGTGCCGTTGCTGGCCGGCTTGCAGGTGGCGGCCGGCGTCACGGCGAATCTGGCGCTGGCCGCGGCCCTGCAGCAAGTCATCGAAACGGTGCGCGATGGCGGCCGGTTGGGCACGGCGCTGGCCCAGACCGGACTGTTCCCGCCGCTGGCGGTGCAGATGGTGCAGGTCGGCGAAGAGGCCGGCCAACTGGATCGCCTGCTGCTGCAGGTCGCCGATACCTTCGATACCGAATCACGCCGCAGCATCGACCGGTTGCTGTCGGCGCTGGTGCCGACCCTGACCCTGGTCATGACCGTGCTGGTGGCCATCATCATGGCTGCCATCCTGTTGCCTCTGCTCAGCCTGACCAGCCATATCCAGTGA
- a CDS encoding type IV pilus modification PilV family protein → MGHAQRGFSLLEMIAAIMILAVALTALLMLAGRSRQLHQQAAGQIGRIQEARSLLDAAFAAGPARAGISQGTLQEGGHWRLQTTLLADRASAAGIRLYRLDLQLTWRVAGQARHQRFHTLRIARVPALESVP, encoded by the coding sequence ATGGGGCATGCGCAGCGCGGGTTCAGTCTGCTCGAGATGATCGCCGCGATCATGATCCTGGCTGTGGCCCTGACCGCCTTGCTGATGCTGGCCGGGCGCTCGCGGCAATTGCACCAGCAGGCCGCGGGGCAGATCGGGCGGATCCAGGAAGCGCGATCCTTGCTGGATGCCGCCTTCGCCGCCGGTCCGGCGCGGGCTGGCATCAGCCAGGGGACGCTGCAAGAGGGTGGACATTGGCGTCTGCAGACGACGCTGCTGGCTGATCGTGCGTCTGCGGCCGGTATTCGCCTTTACCGCCTGGATCTGCAGTTGACCTGGCGCGTGGCCGGACAGGCCCGCCATCAGCGATTTCATACCCTGCGCATCGCCCGGGTGCCCGCCTTGGAATCGGTACCATGA
- a CDS encoding general secretion pathway protein GspK — MNRDQRGSALLVVLWACTLLGILVGSYALVARVEALQARYQLAHALARDVAESALIETIFSLLQAPDPAAPLRIDGATRHLTRDGMDVRISVRDDRGKIDLNQAPAGLLQRWLMQAGVKDARNVAAALIAWRSPILTLGQHQRQDARYRAAGADYGPRGAPFASVEELGRIPGLGPATLKLMLPDATLWSGMAMPVPELASARVLAASTGLDPAAARQTYLARISRPMAISAATAWGTVESVEVSAEAGDGVRATLAATVRLQGWSADRAYTVLRWQEDGMP; from the coding sequence ATGAACCGGGATCAGCGCGGATCGGCTTTGTTGGTGGTGTTGTGGGCCTGCACCCTGCTTGGCATTCTGGTCGGCAGTTATGCCTTGGTGGCGCGGGTCGAGGCCTTGCAGGCACGATACCAGCTGGCTCATGCACTGGCCCGTGACGTGGCCGAGTCGGCGCTGATCGAAACGATCTTCAGCTTGTTGCAGGCGCCAGATCCGGCCGCCCCGCTGCGTATCGATGGTGCCACCCGGCACCTGACCCGCGATGGTATGGACGTCCGCATTTCCGTGCGCGACGATCGAGGCAAGATCGACCTCAACCAGGCACCGGCCGGGTTGTTGCAGCGCTGGCTGATGCAGGCCGGTGTGAAGGATGCACGGAATGTGGCGGCGGCCTTGATCGCCTGGCGCAGCCCGATCCTGACGCTGGGCCAGCACCAGCGGCAGGATGCCAGGTATCGGGCTGCAGGAGCCGATTACGGGCCGCGCGGCGCGCCTTTTGCCAGTGTCGAGGAGCTGGGGCGCATTCCCGGACTGGGACCGGCGACGCTGAAGTTGATGCTGCCGGACGCCACGCTGTGGTCGGGCATGGCGATGCCGGTGCCGGAGCTGGCTTCGGCACGGGTGCTGGCGGCCTCCACGGGACTGGATCCAGCGGCTGCCCGCCAGACCTATCTGGCCAGGATCAGCCGGCCCATGGCGATATCTGCCGCGACGGCCTGGGGGACGGTGGAAAGTGTGGAGGTCAGTGCCGAAGCAGGGGACGGGGTGCGGGCGACGCTGGCCGCGACCGTACGACTGCAGGGATGGTCTGCAGATAGGGCTTATACGGTCCTGCGCTGGCAGGAGGATGGCATGCCATGA
- the gspE gene encoding type II secretion system ATPase GspE — MDHAAVEAVCQWLLQRECLKPLDLQRARRLLQPTDGSLTGLLVRLGMVSERDVAEAWAEQLGVPLLVAASVAELPPPSLELSPRFLKFQQAVPIQCADGQLAVALADPADRYPLHAIALAAGRPVALWVGLRSEIEALIERGYGSGRSAMGTIVEHLDEAGHAEDDVEHLRDLASEAPVIRLVNLLLQRAVEQRASDVHIEPYDATLKVRYRIDGVLHDVESPPASSTAAVISRIKIMARMNIAERRLPQDGRIVLRVQGRELDVRVSTVPTGFGESVVMRLLDRQSVVLDFAHLGFDADFEARLLEVLKRPHGIVLATGPTGSGKTTTLYTALAGLNTDEVKIITVEDPVEYQLKGINQIQVKPQIGLDFATALRSILRQDPDILMVGEMRDLETCRIAIQSALTGHRVLSTLHTNHAAGGITRLLDMGVEDYLLASTVNALLAQRLVRRLDPELAIPYQPSSELIERFELDRHAAGAPLQLWRPGSSAANPTGFRGRCAIVELLVMEAPIQRLVMQHAGEQQLEAAARSAGMRTMYEDGIGKALRGLTTLEEVLRVTHMAA, encoded by the coding sequence ATGGACCATGCGGCGGTGGAGGCGGTCTGCCAGTGGTTGCTGCAACGGGAGTGTCTGAAGCCGCTGGATCTGCAGCGGGCCCGGCGCCTGCTGCAGCCGACCGACGGCAGCCTGACCGGCTTGCTGGTACGCCTCGGCATGGTTTCTGAACGGGACGTGGCCGAGGCCTGGGCCGAGCAGCTGGGAGTACCGCTGCTGGTCGCCGCCAGCGTGGCCGAGCTGCCTCCGCCGTCGCTGGAGCTTTCGCCGCGATTCCTGAAGTTCCAGCAGGCCGTGCCGATTCAATGCGCTGATGGCCAGTTGGCGGTGGCGCTGGCTGATCCGGCCGATCGCTATCCGCTGCATGCCATCGCCTTGGCCGCGGGTCGCCCGGTGGCCTTGTGGGTGGGCCTGCGTTCGGAGATCGAGGCATTGATCGAGCGGGGCTACGGCAGTGGTCGTTCGGCGATGGGAACCATCGTCGAGCATCTCGACGAGGCAGGGCACGCCGAAGATGATGTCGAGCATCTGCGGGATCTCGCTTCCGAAGCGCCCGTGATCAGGCTGGTCAATCTGTTGCTGCAGCGTGCGGTCGAACAACGGGCCTCGGATGTCCATATCGAGCCCTATGATGCCACGTTGAAAGTACGCTACCGGATCGACGGCGTGCTTCACGACGTGGAGTCGCCTCCGGCCAGTTCGACCGCGGCGGTGATCAGCCGGATCAAGATCATGGCCAGAATGAACATCGCCGAGCGTCGCCTGCCGCAGGATGGCCGCATCGTGCTGAGGGTCCAGGGCCGCGAGCTGGACGTGCGGGTCTCCACGGTGCCCACCGGGTTCGGCGAGTCGGTGGTGATGCGCCTGCTGGACCGGCAGTCGGTGGTGCTGGATTTTGCCCATCTTGGATTTGATGCCGACTTCGAGGCACGTCTGCTGGAGGTGCTGAAGCGACCGCACGGCATCGTTCTGGCGACCGGACCCACCGGCTCGGGCAAGACCACCACTTTGTATACGGCACTGGCCGGACTCAATACCGACGAGGTGAAGATCATCACGGTCGAGGACCCGGTGGAATACCAGTTGAAAGGCATCAACCAGATTCAGGTCAAACCGCAGATCGGCCTGGATTTCGCCACTGCGCTGCGCTCCATCCTGCGTCAGGATCCCGACATTCTGATGGTCGGTGAGATGCGCGATCTGGAGACCTGCCGCATCGCGATCCAGTCCGCCCTCACCGGGCACCGGGTATTGTCCACCCTGCATACCAATCACGCGGCCGGTGGCATCACCCGCTTGCTGGACATGGGCGTCGAGGATTATCTGCTGGCCTCGACGGTCAATGCCTTGCTGGCGCAGCGGCTGGTGCGCCGACTGGATCCCGAGCTGGCGATTCCCTACCAGCCCTCTTCGGAACTGATCGAGCGCTTTGAGCTGGATCGTCATGCGGCGGGCGCTCCGCTGCAGTTGTGGCGGCCCGGCAGCAGTGCTGCCAATCCGACCGGTTTTCGGGGCCGTTGCGCCATTGTCGAGCTGCTGGTGATGGAGGCGCCGATCCAGCGACTGGTGATGCAGCATGCCGGTGAACAACAGCTTGAGGCGGCCGCCAGGTCTGCCGGCATGCGGACCATGTATGAAGACGGCATCGGCAAGGCTTTGCGGGGTCTGACAACCCTTGAGGAGGTGCTTCGTGTCACTCATATGGCCGCCTGA
- a CDS encoding pilus assembly FimT family protein, with protein MSPRPPCGATCKGRDDLRRPASGFSLLEMLCVVLLIGVMATMTAVSVQRGLGGARAQSAAGELAAALRRARLQAVVGGRITDFRLDPARASYRIGDAVPVVLSGDLHLGMRYAREAVEPAATEAGGIRFFPDGSSSGGRVTLRQGRRQWRLDVSWLTGAVAISTATVEP; from the coding sequence GTGAGTCCGCGGCCACCCTGCGGCGCGACCTGCAAAGGCCGCGACGATCTCCGGCGTCCGGCGTCCGGCTTCAGCCTGCTGGAGATGCTTTGCGTGGTATTGCTGATCGGGGTGATGGCAACGATGACGGCCGTTTCCGTGCAGCGCGGTCTGGGTGGCGCCCGTGCCCAGTCGGCGGCGGGGGAGCTGGCGGCAGCGCTGCGGCGGGCGCGGCTGCAAGCCGTGGTCGGTGGCCGGATCACCGATTTCCGGCTGGATCCGGCGCGCGCCAGCTATCGCATCGGCGACGCGGTCCCGGTGGTTCTGTCCGGGGACTTGCATCTTGGCATGCGCTATGCGCGAGAGGCCGTCGAGCCTGCGGCGACCGAAGCCGGCGGCATCCGTTTTTTCCCGGACGGCAGTTCCAGCGGCGGACGGGTCACCCTGCGGCAAGGCCGCCGGCAGTGGCGACTCGATGTTTCCTGGTTGACCGGTGCGGTCGCCATCAGTACCGCGACGGTGGAGCCATGA